A window of the Methyloprofundus sp. genome harbors these coding sequences:
- a CDS encoding translocation and assembly module TamB encodes MRWYRAVLRLILMAVLSTFLVFVLLIYSSKFNRWLLPQLIKNIPELEIKKIDGSLLGELRLQQIKYSSEQVELCIESVAYQYSLAALMQGEALFDYLHINGVELVVHLANEVDTPAKSTDFVMPIALIIQDLLVQKLTVRHAAASYQLDKISLSLLYQAVQLRLDSVVLESELGQLQGNAELQLLENLPFTSDVSITKAVSDLGMLNLHVSLTGDQDNVYLDADLRAPSSMQAQGWVRFSSAEPQFELQLVWDELQWPLQGVKQYASEQMRLTLQGTADQYSLLVDTEFLVESLANRAQLHLEAEGNSKQLAVQVLNMQVFGGNIESTGVVSWTDELASRLQVEVNNLQLQQIFPESQGELSLDAQLVGEFFNNPDIAVDFQAVRGHVMDKELSAQAKLHYQKEQVELNFLQASVGNNMLNAHGSFGNGGQLQFALHAMDLHELNVDLLGAVSVDGVIHDALQQPELKINVESHGLQYQDYKVGSLQGRLAFSALGSGKLALDINAQQISLFGSLIDKLELHNQGDFIDHSLQAQISTAQGKLDFIAKGGWHKDQYWQGSIQQLQFQDTPIGDWQLLQESPLHINVAQQNDIQVQTKLCLAQQGATGLACLHAYPDIQLGQLFDGDIRQFPLMTLTRQLSAEFQIESYLQAHFAVQTQPSLQAKVNMSLQPGAFIFQDKQFGVQRLSFAIAEFDAKLLQGELQTELSVLFNDESKLAGQVNILGIEQLSTAQLAGDLKLRLQDIQFLQVFMVDVSDLGGKIDAHLQLSGSLQAPILEGSQLHLKQAKLRVQSLGLLLNNIDMSIKAAESERLALLARADIGAQTISITGQTERYASEQLQFSFAIQGEDLQVLQVPEMQLWVSPDLQLIGDRQAAKLTGQLLVPKAMIAFNDLPEGAVALSADEVLIVESELPQQVSAYPLNADIDIKLGDAVSIEGFGLKAKLAGQLRALQQANQFKLFNELKLVDGTYQAYGQDLSIEKGQLLFTGNVENPEINMLASRKASDWDDNTMAYLRMTGGLKAPETEVYTEPATSESESLAYLLTGAPLSKSGGSSAGLLAKAAIGLGRDYIDAVMGVVGVDEFEVKSTSVGENSVVLGKRIAPNLYTRYIVDVLTSQMQFAVEYKLTKNISIEVRSGSTHSSDIKYNIEFD; translated from the coding sequence ATGCGCTGGTATCGAGCTGTATTGCGTTTGATTTTAATGGCAGTATTGTCAACTTTTCTGGTATTCGTTTTACTAATTTATAGCTCAAAATTTAACCGGTGGTTACTGCCACAGCTAATCAAAAATATTCCTGAATTAGAAATCAAAAAGATTGATGGTTCGCTATTAGGTGAGCTGAGGCTGCAGCAGATAAAGTATAGTTCGGAACAAGTTGAATTGTGTATTGAGTCGGTAGCTTATCAGTATAGTTTGGCTGCTTTGATGCAAGGGGAGGCTCTGTTTGATTATTTGCATATAAATGGTGTGGAGTTGGTAGTGCATCTGGCTAATGAGGTGGATACACCAGCTAAGTCAACAGATTTTGTGATGCCGATTGCTTTAATTATTCAAGATTTGCTTGTGCAAAAATTAACAGTAAGGCACGCCGCAGCCAGTTATCAGTTAGATAAAATCAGTTTGAGTTTGCTATATCAGGCTGTGCAATTACGCTTAGATAGTGTTGTTTTGGAGAGTGAGTTAGGGCAACTGCAAGGTAACGCTGAATTACAGTTGCTAGAGAACCTCCCGTTCACTAGTGATGTAAGCATCACAAAAGCAGTGTCTGATCTTGGAATGCTTAATTTGCATGTTAGTCTGACTGGGGATCAAGATAATGTTTACTTAGATGCTGATTTACGCGCCCCAAGTAGCATGCAGGCGCAAGGCTGGGTGAGATTTTCTAGTGCTGAACCACAATTTGAATTGCAGCTCGTTTGGGATGAGCTGCAGTGGCCGCTACAAGGTGTTAAGCAATATGCTAGTGAGCAGATGCGTTTAACATTGCAAGGTACTGCCGATCAATATTCCTTATTGGTAGATACTGAGTTTCTAGTTGAAAGTTTAGCTAATAGAGCACAATTGCATTTAGAGGCTGAGGGCAATAGCAAACAACTGGCAGTGCAGGTTTTAAATATGCAGGTTTTTGGCGGGAATATTGAAAGTACAGGAGTTGTTAGCTGGACAGATGAGCTTGCTTCCCGTTTACAGGTAGAGGTTAATAATCTTCAGTTGCAGCAAATATTTCCTGAGTCTCAGGGAGAATTGAGTCTGGACGCTCAGTTGGTTGGTGAGTTTTTTAATAATCCTGATATTGCCGTAGATTTTCAAGCTGTGCGCGGGCATGTCATGGATAAAGAACTGAGTGCTCAAGCTAAGTTGCATTATCAAAAAGAGCAAGTGGAGTTGAATTTTTTGCAGGCGAGTGTTGGCAATAACATGCTTAATGCCCATGGAAGCTTTGGGAATGGTGGGCAATTACAGTTTGCTTTGCATGCAATGGACTTGCATGAGTTAAATGTTGATTTGTTAGGTGCTGTTTCTGTTGATGGGGTAATACACGATGCATTACAGCAGCCAGAATTAAAGATCAATGTTGAGTCGCATGGTTTGCAATATCAGGATTATAAGGTCGGATCGTTACAAGGGCGGCTGGCTTTTTCTGCACTAGGTTCTGGTAAATTGGCTCTAGATATTAACGCGCAACAGATAAGCTTGTTTGGGAGTCTGATTGATAAGCTTGAGTTGCATAATCAGGGGGATTTTATCGATCATTCCTTGCAGGCACAAATAAGTACTGCACAAGGTAAGTTGGATTTTATTGCTAAAGGTGGCTGGCATAAAGATCAGTATTGGCAAGGTAGTATTCAGCAGTTGCAATTTCAGGATACGCCAATTGGCGACTGGCAATTGCTACAAGAGTCGCCGCTACATATTAATGTTGCTCAGCAAAATGATATACAAGTGCAGACAAAATTATGTTTGGCACAGCAAGGTGCAACAGGGTTGGCTTGTTTACATGCTTATCCCGATATTCAGTTAGGGCAGTTGTTTGACGGTGATATACGGCAGTTTCCTTTAATGACATTAACTAGACAATTATCTGCTGAGTTCCAAATTGAGAGTTATCTGCAAGCGCATTTTGCTGTGCAAACTCAACCGAGCTTGCAAGCGAAGGTTAATATGAGTTTACAGCCAGGAGCATTCATATTTCAGGATAAGCAATTTGGGGTGCAAAGGTTAAGTTTTGCTATTGCTGAATTTGATGCTAAGTTGTTGCAAGGTGAATTACAGACAGAATTGTCTGTTTTGTTTAATGATGAGAGTAAGCTTGCAGGGCAGGTGAATATTTTAGGTATTGAGCAGCTAAGTACTGCTCAGCTTGCAGGTGATTTAAAGCTGCGCTTACAAGATATTCAGTTTTTGCAGGTTTTTATGGTAGACGTAAGTGATCTTGGCGGGAAAATAGATGCACATTTGCAGTTAAGTGGTAGCTTGCAGGCTCCAATATTGGAGGGAAGTCAGTTGCACTTAAAGCAGGCTAAGTTGCGTGTGCAGAGTTTGGGGTTGCTGCTTAATAATATAGATATGAGTATAAAGGCCGCGGAATCGGAGCGGCTTGCATTGCTGGCACGGGCAGATATTGGTGCGCAAACTATATCAATAACAGGGCAAACTGAGCGTTATGCCAGTGAGCAATTACAGTTTTCTTTCGCTATTCAGGGAGAAGATTTACAGGTTTTACAGGTGCCAGAAATGCAGCTTTGGGTGTCTCCCGATTTACAATTAATAGGGGATAGACAAGCAGCTAAGTTAACCGGGCAGTTGCTTGTGCCTAAAGCAATGATTGCTTTTAATGACCTGCCTGAAGGTGCGGTTGCTTTATCGGCTGATGAGGTGCTTATTGTTGAGTCGGAGTTACCGCAACAAGTGTCTGCTTACCCATTAAATGCTGATATTGATATTAAGCTAGGGGATGCTGTATCTATCGAGGGTTTTGGTTTAAAGGCAAAATTAGCAGGGCAGTTGCGTGCATTACAGCAAGCTAATCAATTTAAATTATTCAATGAATTAAAGTTGGTTGATGGAACATACCAAGCATATGGGCAGGATTTAAGTATTGAAAAGGGGCAGTTGTTGTTTACGGGCAACGTGGAGAACCCCGAGATAAATATGCTAGCTTCGCGTAAAGCCAGTGATTGGGATGATAATACGATGGCTTATTTGCGCATGACAGGAGGTTTAAAAGCACCCGAAACAGAGGTTTATACTGAACCTGCTACCTCTGAAAGTGAATCTTTGGCCTATTTGTTGACGGGTGCGCCATTAAGTAAGAGCGGGGGAAGTAGTGCGGGTTTATTAGCAAAGGCAGCGATTGGTTTGGGAAGAGATTATATTGATGCAGTGATGGGTGTCGTTGGTGTTGATGAGTTTGAGGTAAAAAGTACCTCTGTTGGAGAAAACTCAGTAGTACTTGGCAAGCGGATTGCGCCAAATTTATATACGCGTTACATTGTGGATGTGTTGACATCGCAAATGCAGTTTGCGGTGGAATATAAGCTAACGAAAAATATAAGTATAGAGGTGCGCTCAGGGTCTACCCATAGTAGTGATATTAAATATAATATTGAGTTCGATTGA
- a CDS encoding carbamoyl-phosphate synthase small subunit: MANLNKPALLMLEDGTVFHGVSIGADGCSAGEVVFNTSLTGYQEILSDPSYAKQIVTLTYPHIGNVGTNDEDNESASVFASGLVIRDLPIMASNFRSEQTLSAYLQASNVVAIAEIDTRQLTRLLRDKGAQRGCIVTGESIDAAMAQAAIDKFPGLKGMDLAQEVTTAEAYEWTENTWDLQQGHTQAENLTKHVVAYDFGVKRNILRLLANRGCRVTVVPATTPAAEVLAMNPDGVFLSNGPGDPEPCTYAITAIQTILEQKIPVFGICLGHQLLALACGAQTEKMKFGHHGANHPVQEKATGRVMISSQNHGFAVDAKTLPENVTATYHSLFDGSLQGIARTDIPAMSFQGHPEASPGPHDVESLFDDFMEMMQSAN, from the coding sequence GTGGCTAATTTGAACAAACCTGCATTATTAATGTTGGAGGATGGTACAGTTTTTCATGGTGTATCGATAGGCGCGGATGGCTGTTCGGCTGGTGAGGTAGTCTTTAATACTTCATTGACGGGCTATCAGGAGATCCTCAGTGATCCTTCTTACGCTAAGCAAATTGTAACATTAACGTATCCGCATATTGGTAATGTGGGCACCAATGATGAAGATAACGAATCGGCATCCGTTTTTGCGAGTGGGTTGGTTATTCGTGATCTACCGATTATGGCAAGCAACTTTCGCTCAGAACAAACCTTGTCCGCTTATTTGCAAGCGAGTAACGTAGTTGCTATTGCTGAAATTGATACCCGTCAATTAACGCGCTTATTGCGTGATAAAGGCGCACAGCGTGGTTGTATTGTTACAGGTGAAAGTATTGACGCAGCAATGGCGCAAGCAGCTATTGATAAATTTCCTGGTTTAAAAGGTATGGATTTGGCGCAAGAGGTCACGACTGCTGAAGCATATGAATGGACTGAAAATACTTGGGACTTACAACAAGGCCATACGCAAGCTGAAAACTTAACGAAACATGTTGTGGCCTATGATTTTGGTGTTAAGCGTAATATTTTACGTTTACTGGCTAATCGTGGCTGCCGTGTTACCGTTGTGCCGGCGACAACACCCGCTGCTGAAGTATTAGCAATGAATCCTGATGGCGTATTTTTGTCTAATGGTCCGGGTGATCCAGAGCCTTGTACTTATGCTATTACAGCGATTCAAACTATTTTAGAACAAAAAATACCTGTATTTGGCATTTGTTTGGGGCATCAATTATTGGCTTTGGCATGTGGCGCACAAACGGAAAAAATGAAATTTGGTCATCATGGTGCCAATCATCCTGTACAAGAAAAAGCAACAGGTCGGGTGATGATTAGTAGTCAAAACCATGGCTTTGCAGTGGATGCAAAGACTTTGCCTGAGAATGTAACTGCGACCTACCATTCTTTATTTGATGGTAGTTTACAAGGTATTGCACGTACCGATATTCCTGCGATGAGTTTTCAGGGGCATCCTGAAGCGAGTCCGGGGCCGCATGATGTAGAGTCATTATTCGATGACTTTATGGAAATGATGCAGTCAGCTAACTAA
- a CDS encoding carbamoyl-phosphate synthase large subunit produces the protein MPKRTDIKSILLLGAGPIVIGQACEFDYSGTQACKALREEGYRIILVNSNPATIMTDPEMADAIYIEPIDWQTVEKIIEKEKPDAVLPTMGGQTALNCALDLDKHGVLAKYGVEMIGATKEAINMAEDRELFNQAMGRLGFEVARSKTAHTMEEAFAAQADVGYPTVIRPSFTMGGSGGGIAYNKEEFIEICERGLYLSPTNELLVEESVLGWKEYEMEVVRDTNDNCIIICSIENFDPMGVHTGDSITVAPAQTLTDKEYQILRNVSLAVLREIGVDTGGSNVQVAINPADGRMVVIEMNPRVSRSSALASKATGFPIAKVAAKLAVGYTLDELKNEITGGATPASFEPTIDYVVTKVPRFTFEKFPQADDRLTTQMKSVGEVMAIGRTFQESLQKALRGLEIGVDGLDEIVDFSEPNAEDIMQREMRHPGPERLWYVADAFRSGMSFDDVHEASKIDPWFLAQVEDLVLTEKSLASKTLATLKEGELFKLKQKGFSDARLAKLLDTKESDIRKTRHQMDIRPVYKRIDSCAAEFSSDTAYLYSTYEHECEARTSDKEKIIILGGGPNRIGQGIEFDYCCVHAALALREDGYETIMVNCNPETVSTDFDTSDRLYFESLTLEDVLEIIDLEQPKGVIVQYGGQTPLKLARALEAAGAPIIGTSPDAIDLAEDRERFQKLLEKLDLKQPPNATARSTEQAINAAKELGYPLVVRPSYVLGGRAMEIVYNEEGLQRYMKEAVSVSNDSPVLLDRFLDDAVEMDVDAIYDGETLLIGGLMQHVEQAGVHSGDSACSLPPYDLAEHLQDQLRVQVTQMAEALGVRGLMNTQFAIQGETIYVLEVNPRASRTAPFVSKATGYPLAKIAALCMAGKSLKEQGVTEECIPNYYSVKEAVFPFVKFPGVDPLLGPEMKSTGEVMGVGKTFGEAFAKSQRAAGVDLSHSGKVLISIREADKPKIVEVAQMLIAKNYEIVATKGTAKVLTAAGIACEIVYKVNEGRPNTVDMIKNDEIQLIINTTDGVKAVADSFTMRREALQHHVTYYTTMAGAKAACYAIGELDAGDVNCLQDLHKNLA, from the coding sequence ATGCCAAAAAGAACCGACATAAAATCCATTTTATTATTAGGCGCGGGCCCTATTGTAATTGGTCAAGCTTGCGAGTTTGACTATTCTGGAACCCAAGCTTGTAAAGCATTACGCGAAGAAGGCTACCGTATTATTCTGGTTAACTCTAATCCGGCAACGATTATGACTGACCCGGAGATGGCGGATGCAATCTATATCGAGCCTATCGACTGGCAAACTGTTGAAAAAATTATTGAGAAAGAAAAGCCAGATGCAGTCTTACCAACTATGGGTGGGCAGACAGCATTAAATTGTGCTTTAGATTTAGATAAACACGGTGTATTGGCAAAATATGGCGTGGAAATGATTGGGGCAACCAAAGAAGCCATTAATATGGCAGAAGATAGAGAGTTGTTTAACCAAGCAATGGGACGTCTAGGGTTTGAAGTGGCACGCTCTAAAACGGCACACACAATGGAAGAGGCGTTTGCTGCACAAGCAGACGTGGGTTATCCAACGGTTATTCGGCCTTCATTTACCATGGGTGGTAGTGGTGGTGGGATTGCTTACAATAAAGAAGAGTTTATTGAAATCTGTGAGCGTGGCTTATATTTATCACCCACTAATGAATTGTTGGTTGAAGAGTCGGTTCTTGGTTGGAAAGAATATGAAATGGAAGTGGTACGTGATACTAACGATAACTGTATTATCATTTGTTCCATTGAGAATTTTGACCCAATGGGTGTGCATACAGGAGATTCAATTACCGTTGCGCCTGCGCAGACTTTAACGGATAAAGAATATCAAATTCTAAGAAATGTCTCTTTAGCAGTGTTGCGCGAAATTGGTGTTGATACGGGTGGTTCAAATGTACAGGTGGCAATTAATCCTGCTGATGGCCGTATGGTGGTCATTGAAATGAATCCGCGAGTATCACGTTCTTCTGCGCTGGCTTCCAAAGCAACTGGTTTTCCGATTGCTAAAGTTGCTGCTAAATTAGCAGTAGGCTATACCTTGGATGAGCTAAAAAATGAAATTACAGGTGGTGCAACCCCTGCTTCATTTGAGCCAACGATTGATTATGTGGTCACTAAAGTACCTCGGTTCACCTTTGAAAAGTTTCCGCAAGCAGATGATCGCCTGACTACACAAATGAAGTCAGTGGGTGAAGTGATGGCGATTGGTCGTACTTTTCAAGAATCTTTGCAAAAAGCATTGCGTGGCCTAGAAATTGGTGTTGATGGCCTAGATGAAATCGTTGATTTTTCCGAGCCTAATGCTGAAGATATTATGCAAAGGGAAATGCGCCATCCTGGGCCGGAACGCTTATGGTATGTCGCTGATGCATTCCGTAGTGGCATGTCATTTGATGATGTGCATGAGGCCAGCAAAATTGATCCATGGTTTTTAGCACAGGTTGAAGATTTAGTGTTAACTGAAAAGTCTTTGGCGAGTAAAACATTAGCGACCTTAAAAGAAGGCGAGCTATTTAAGCTCAAGCAAAAAGGTTTTTCTGATGCGCGTTTAGCGAAGTTATTGGATACTAAAGAGTCTGATATTCGTAAGACTAGGCATCAGATGGATATTCGCCCTGTGTATAAGCGCATTGATTCTTGTGCTGCTGAATTTTCTTCAGACACGGCGTATTTATATTCAACTTATGAGCATGAATGTGAAGCGCGTACCTCTGATAAAGAGAAAATTATTATTTTAGGTGGTGGCCCAAATCGTATTGGCCAAGGTATCGAATTTGATTACTGTTGTGTGCATGCTGCTTTAGCATTGCGTGAAGACGGTTACGAAACCATTATGGTTAATTGTAACCCTGAAACAGTTTCGACCGATTTTGATACCTCGGATCGTTTGTATTTTGAGTCTTTAACTTTAGAAGATGTTCTGGAAATTATTGACCTAGAACAGCCTAAAGGTGTCATCGTACAATATGGTGGGCAAACGCCATTGAAACTAGCGCGTGCGTTAGAAGCAGCGGGTGCCCCTATCATTGGTACTTCACCTGATGCAATCGATTTGGCAGAAGATCGCGAGCGTTTCCAAAAACTATTAGAAAAATTAGATTTAAAGCAGCCACCTAATGCGACGGCACGTTCAACCGAGCAAGCGATTAATGCTGCGAAAGAACTGGGCTATCCATTGGTAGTGCGTCCATCTTATGTGCTGGGTGGCCGTGCGATGGAAATTGTTTATAACGAAGAAGGTTTGCAGCGTTATATGAAAGAGGCCGTTAGTGTCTCTAATGACTCACCTGTGTTGTTAGATCGTTTTCTAGATGATGCTGTCGAAATGGATGTTGATGCGATTTATGATGGTGAGACATTATTAATCGGTGGCTTGATGCAACATGTAGAGCAAGCAGGTGTGCATTCAGGTGATTCGGCTTGTTCGCTTCCGCCTTATGATTTAGCTGAACATTTGCAAGATCAATTACGTGTACAAGTGACGCAAATGGCTGAAGCTTTAGGTGTGCGCGGCTTGATGAATACTCAGTTTGCGATTCAGGGTGAAACGATTTATGTCTTAGAGGTTAACCCTAGAGCGTCACGTACTGCACCGTTTGTTTCTAAAGCAACAGGGTACCCTTTGGCGAAAATTGCAGCATTGTGTATGGCGGGTAAGAGCTTGAAAGAGCAAGGGGTTACTGAGGAGTGTATTCCTAATTATTACTCAGTCAAAGAAGCCGTTTTTCCTTTTGTTAAGTTTCCTGGGGTTGATCCATTATTAGGCCCTGAAATGAAATCGACGGGTGAAGTGATGGGTGTTGGCAAGACCTTTGGTGAAGCTTTTGCTAAATCACAGCGTGCGGCTGGCGTGGATTTAAGTCATAGTGGTAAAGTCTTAATTAGTATTAGGGAAGCAGATAAGCCTAAAATAGTTGAAGTGGCGCAAATGTTAATTGCCAAGAACTATGAAATTGTTGCTACTAAAGGTACCGCAAAGGTATTAACTGCGGCTGGCATAGCTTGTGAAATTGTTTACAAAGTAAATGAAGGCCGACCTAATACGGTAGATATGATTAAAAATGATGAAATTCAATTGATTATCAATACTACAGACGGTGTGAAGGCGGTGGCTGATTCGTTCACTATGCGTAGAGAAGCATTGCAGCATCATGTGACTTATTACACCACTATGGCGGGTGCAAAAGCAGCATGCTATGCGATAGGTGAGCTAGACGCAGGTGATGTTAATTGTCTGCAAGATTTGCATAAAAATTTAGCTTAA
- a CDS encoding transcription elongation factor GreA, giving the protein MDKVPLTVVGADKLHAELDELKTVTRPRIVEAIATARAHGDLKENAEYHAAREQQSFAEGRINEIEGKLANAQIIDVTTIDAKGKVIFGATVKIEDLDSEKKVTYQIVGMDEANIKEGRISVGSPIARALIGKEEEDVITVKTPGGDVDYEILSIQYI; this is encoded by the coding sequence ATGGATAAAGTACCTTTAACAGTTGTAGGTGCAGATAAGTTGCATGCTGAATTAGACGAATTAAAGACTGTTACCAGACCACGTATTGTTGAGGCAATTGCAACGGCAAGAGCGCATGGTGATTTAAAAGAAAATGCCGAATATCATGCAGCGCGCGAACAGCAAAGTTTTGCCGAAGGGCGTATTAATGAAATTGAAGGCAAGCTTGCTAATGCTCAAATTATTGATGTGACTACGATTGATGCCAAAGGTAAGGTTATCTTTGGGGCAACGGTCAAAATTGAAGATTTGGATTCTGAAAAAAAAGTGACGTACCAAATTGTTGGTATGGATGAAGCAAATATTAAAGAAGGGCGTATTTCGGTAGGCTCGCCTATTGCTCGAGCATTGATTGGTAAAGAAGAAGAGGATGTCATTACCGTTAAAACACCTGGCGGCGATGTTGATTATGAGATTTTGTCAATTCAGTATATTTAA
- a CDS encoding RNA-binding protein: MKSEQQKQMITQAHALKPVIMIGQAGLTEAVLKEIEIALDTHELIKIKVRAERIERKHIQERICTETQAELIQSIGQVVVIYRKKPDVAPKKVKQAPRRRD; this comes from the coding sequence GTGAAATCTGAACAACAGAAACAAATGATAACGCAAGCCCACGCCCTAAAACCAGTCATTATGATTGGTCAAGCAGGCTTAACAGAGGCAGTCCTCAAAGAAATTGAGATTGCACTTGATACCCACGAACTCATTAAAATAAAAGTTCGCGCCGAAAGAATAGAGCGCAAACACATTCAAGAGCGTATTTGCACAGAGACTCAGGCCGAGCTTATTCAAAGTATAGGCCAAGTTGTGGTTATTTACCGCAAAAAACCTGATGTTGCTCCCAAGAAAGTAAAGCAAGCACCACGACGTAGGGACTAA
- a CDS encoding 23S rRNA (uridine2552-2'-O)-methyltransferase: MARSKSSNQWMQEHLNDEYVKKAKALGYRSRATFKLVEIIEKDKLIQPHMNVVDLGAAPGGWSEYVRKIVGKKQKVIGLDILAIDPIEGVDFIQGDFREDAVFEQLNKLLAGAAIHVVLSDMAPNLSGNKAIDQPSAMYLCELALETAQTVLIEGGSFLVKVFQGTGFDAYKKQVAESFDKVLIRKPKSSRARSNEVYILAKGFKKQ; this comes from the coding sequence ATGGCGCGCAGTAAAAGTAGTAATCAATGGATGCAAGAGCACCTTAATGATGAGTATGTCAAAAAAGCAAAAGCTTTAGGCTATCGTTCAAGGGCAACCTTCAAATTAGTTGAAATAATTGAAAAAGATAAACTTATTCAACCACATATGAATGTTGTTGATTTAGGTGCGGCACCTGGTGGTTGGTCTGAATATGTACGTAAAATAGTCGGTAAGAAGCAAAAAGTAATAGGCTTGGATATTTTGGCTATCGACCCGATAGAGGGCGTTGATTTTATCCAAGGTGATTTTAGGGAAGATGCTGTATTTGAACAGCTAAATAAATTATTGGCAGGCGCAGCTATTCATGTGGTCTTGTCTGATATGGCTCCCAATCTTAGTGGTAATAAAGCAATAGATCAGCCTAGTGCTATGTATTTATGTGAGTTGGCATTGGAAACAGCACAAACCGTTTTAATAGAAGGCGGCTCTTTCTTGGTAAAAGTATTTCAAGGTACTGGTTTTGATGCATACAAGAAACAAGTGGCTGAGTCTTTTGATAAGGTGCTGATTAGAAAACCAAAATCATCTAGAGCGCGGAGTAATGAAGTGTATATTTTGGCTAAGGGCTTTAAAAAGCAATAA